Proteins from one Rhizoctonia solani chromosome 5, complete sequence genomic window:
- a CDS encoding cytochrome P450 family protein has protein sequence MASTIHLEAFIAGLFITILISIYLRPKRDKLPCPPSPKRDFLIGHARVLPLEREWEVFANWSKQLNSDIVHAEVLGQHIVVLNSMEASVDLLDKRSTNYSDRPDLTMLSDEGLMGWGQNTVTRRYDDGWRRARRLIHQRFSKTAAEELWCTQEQEAHDFLKKLLTDDTRFMRTFREAAASSVMLATYGYKPLPKDDPFVTRSEVMVEALARAGCLLITLLTSSPFYDTFRVGSRSLASNAMVDEPLKWVKEQMSKGTAIPSFSSLLLQQYGEDPIQYNTIKWAAGTMFAAGADTTICAMATFFLAMELYPEVQRKAQAELDSVIGSGRLPNMQDMKDLPYIRCIVKEVLRWIPPVPLGIPHASMSEDIYRGYRIPAGSIVMGNTWAITRNPAVYPEPEKFNPDRFLDGTVPDAPVFGFGRRICPGQYFAEASLLLAISHVLLTLDVDMALGADGKEIVPPVETTGDSLLCIPKEFGIKLTPRSKAALDLINAST, from the exons ATGGCATCTACCATCCACCTCGAGGCGTTCATCGCAGGTCTCTTCATCACTATTCTAATTAGCATTTATCTTCGCCCAAAACGTGACAAGTTACCCTGTCCTCCTAGTCCAAAGCGCGACTTTCTCATCGGTCACGCCCGTGTCCTTCCCCTAGAGCGCGAATGGGAAGTATTTGCGAACTGGAGCAAACAGTTGAACA GTGATATCGTCCACGCTGAAGTCCTAGGTCAACATATTGTTGTTCTTAACTCGATGGAAGCCTCGGTAGATCTTCTAGACAAACGGTCTACCAATTATTCAGATAGACCAGATCTGACCATGTTGAGTGACGAGGGCTT GATGGGATGGGGTCAGAATACGGTCACTCGACGCTATGATGACGGATGGCGACGAGCTCGGCGCCTCATACACCAGCGTTTTTCTAAGACTGCTGCCGAGGAGTTATGGTGCAcccaagaacaagaagcccACGATTTTTTGAAGAAACTTCTTACTGATGATACTCGCTTCATGCGCACTTTTAGAGA AGCCGCTGCTTCTTCGGTCATGCTTGCAACCTATGGATATAAACCACTCCCCAAAGACGATCCGTTCGTGACCCGCTCCGAGGTCATGGTTGAGGCCCTGGCGCGCGCTGGTTGCCTACTAATTACCTTGTTAACATCTTCCCCATTTTACGACACGTTCCGAGTTGGTTCCCGTTCGCTGGCTTCAAACGCGA TGGTCGACGAGCCTTTGAAGTGGGTCAAAGAACAAATG AGCAAAGGAACTGCGATTCCATCATTTTCTTCTTTACTTCTTCAACAGTATGGTGAAGATCCCATCCAATACAACACCATTAAATGGGCGGCTGGGACAATGTTCGCGGCTGGGGCGGATACG ACAATTTGCGCGATGGCCACTTTCTTCCTGGCAATGGAGCTTTATCCCGAAGTACAACGTAAAGCCCAAGCTGAACTCGATTCAGTTATCGGTTCCGGCCGTCTCCCCAATATGCAAGACATGAAGGACTTGCCATACATTCGATGCATTGTCAAGGAGGTACTCAGATGGATCCCCCCTGTCCCACTAG GCATTCCCCATGCGTCAATGAGTGAAGATATCTACAGGGGCTATCGAATCCCCGCGGGGAGCATTGT GATGGGCAACACATGGGCAATCACGCGTAATCCAGCTGTCTATCCCGAACCTGAGAAGTTCAATCCGGACCGGTTCCTTGATGGTACTGTACCAGATGCCCCTGTCTTTGGGTTCGGACGCAG AATCTGTCCTGGACAATACTTTGCGGAGGCATCTCTACTTTTGGCTATCTCGCATGTTCTCCTCACTCTCGATGTCGACATGGCTCTTGGTGCTGACGGGAAGGAAATCGTACCTCCGGTTGAAACCACCGGCGACTCATTATTATG TATTCCCAAGGAGTTTGGTATCAAACTGACCCCCCGATCCAAGGCGGCTCTCGATTTGATAAACGCTTCCACGTAG
- a CDS encoding nuclear control of ATPase protein 2 translates to MSHYIFAINEQGQAWIKPQLGHHRADFLTMPPASDSQYAKNLTLAATELRDLPPANKLLGIVSGLYEDALEYSVALLVTLQVYQRSFHELRDLALESEDEAEWWAEVQRRGVAYFLLQTLPDRLIRLARQIYYNPSPLPFASLASDLGAITGILPAAPKPSPMFTALFPHLNKRTSATWYLQSFVQLAQSECSDRRVALEAMRDSYAKQFADLHSMGPHLIGTSINSLSTASTHICDKEPLRDTLNKIGGVLGSDAAALHTAAGPSDVFDMAKKLLGNTLPNLKKEHVKCFADLRRPSRFVLAWPKLVLGPPILLLLGRSLYKSRISLRETVSHGIQTVKSFWKSYVEATKAYVLSARELEKRFDREELLYTLEQLAQLPKQVKEGNLADIMRLYEADMKPLSDRPCSEHSSVDVDFTLNGIDKLLRSQELTFGFVGVAPALAIVYVFVNWVRDSLAGTRGRGRSEASQRARAFDSIRRVERLCSNLKNTSRTDRFTLLHRLLLPNMCHRPHPKPIWLP, encoded by the exons ATGAGCCACTACATATTTGCAATTAACGAACAGGGGCAGG CCTGGATCAAACCTCAACTTGGACACCACCGAGCTGACTTTTTGACAATGCCGCCTGCATCAGATTCGCAATATGCAAAGAATCTAACACTTGCTGCGACTGAACTAAGAGATCTTCCTCCGGCGAACAAATTGCTTGGGATCGTCTCTGGTTTGT ATGAAGACGCCCTGGAGTACTCGGTTGCTTTGTTGGTTACTCTACAGGTGTATCAGAGGTCATTTCACGAACTTAGAGATCTAGCGTTAGAGTCAGAAGACGAAGCAGAATGGTGGGCCGAGGTTCAGAGACGTGGGGTAGCATACTTCTTACTTCAGA CTCTTCCTGATCGGCTAATTCGTCTGGCTCGACAAATATACTATAATCCCTCTCCACTCCCGTTTGCTTCCCTTGCCAGTGACCTAGGTGCAATCACAGGGATACTTCCAGCCGCACCCAAACCTTCACCGATGTTCACCGCCCTCTTTCCTCATTTGAACAAACGGACAAGCGCTACGTGGTATCTCCAAAGCTTCGTACAGCTTGCTCAAAGCGAATGTTCTGACAGGCGGGTAGCCCTTGAGGCTATGCGAGATTCGTATGCCAAACAGTTCGCGGACTTACATAGTATGGGTCCACATCTTATAGGTACTTCGATCAACAGCTTGTCTACTGCTAGTACCCACATATGCGACAAAGAACCTCTTCGTGATACCCTCAATAAAATAGGCGGGGTCCTTGGGTCGGATGCGGCTGCTCTTCATACGGCTGCTGGACCCTCAGATGTGTTCGACATGGCTAAGAAGCTGTTGGGAAACACGCTTCCTAATCTAAAAAAGGAACATGTAAAATGCTTTGCGGATTTGAGAAGACCATCGCGATTTGTGCTTGCTTGGCCTAAACTAGTGTTGGGGCCTCCTATTCTGTTACTTCTTGGGCGCTCGTTGTATAAATCTCGGATTAGCCTACGGGAAACGGTTAGCCATGGTATCCAAACCGTGAAATCGTTCTGGAAAAGCTACGTG GAGGCGACCAAGGCATACGTATTATCAGCAAGGGAGCTTGAAAAACGATTTGAT CGAGAAGAGCTCTTATACACTCTAGAACAACTCGCCCAATTGCCTAAGCAGGTTAAAGAAGGAAACCTCGCAGACATCATGCGGTTGTACGAAGCAGACATGAAACCCCTATCAGATCGGCCCTGTTCGGAACACTCATCC GTTGACGTCGATTTCACCTTGAACGGAATCGATAAACTTCTCCGTTCTCAAGAACTCACGTTTGGGTTTGTAGGTGTCGCACCAGCGCTGGCGATCGTCTACGTTTTTGTCAATTGGGTAAGAGATTCCCTCGCAGGTACGCGCGGTCGGGGACGTTCGGAGGCGTCTCAACGCGCTCGTGCTTTTGATTCTATTCGACGCGTCGAGAGACTTTGCTCGAACCTCAAGAACACCAGTCGAACAGATCGGTTCACGCTCCTCCATCGCCTGCTTCTTCCGAACATGTGTCATCGTCCACACCCCAAACCGATCTGGCTCCCTTAA